The proteins below are encoded in one region of Methanofollis aquaemaris:
- a CDS encoding DUF2206 domain-containing protein — translation MRVKNVFRLNDWDFRSFFIFVLSLQLALIGTFILDTFGLSLPFLREMIGFLYLTFVPGYLFLRIFRIHHLGNIETFLYAIGLSFAFLMFTGLFMNTVYPFFGIIHPITLVSVMITISVMVFFLCILAYVRDRTFSAHDLLPLGDVFSPPVLFFSLFPFVAIWGSYLMNHYQSTLLQMGLLMAIAIVPVIVMFTRLIPEKYYPYILFTLALALLFHTALITRYVWGWDIQEEFYLSNFVVSESFWDPTIYRNCNAMLSLVMLAPIYSLVLDMGMDWIFKILYPFFFALVPLGLYLFIGRQTNEKIAFLSGFFFMSIYTFYMSMPSLARQEIAELYLVIILLAMINQDLKWRQKSALFALFSVSLVVSHYGIAYLFVFILFCSWAIVAVESRFHLLDITSRILTGIQDRWGHFRGLKMQKFSFHPSVLPLNLVMIYLIFLSIWYIYTASSKPFDIGVIILDQVVESTSSELLSPDAAQGMAMITNPATTPLHEIGKYMHLLTISFIGLGFVATLFGQIKTRFDPRYLLFSFVALGLCFGGVALPYFASAINAPRLYQICLILLAPFCIIGGLAVLSGAMNRLGRPEAPYKLLSVFFAVFILFNCGWVYEVSHDRSTSFALNDEVDLVHFNQMEITGGEWLASLTSKNRIYADTYRYQLFKRYYGRPAMRVNPTTLLQEDDYMYLFMGTSNVQTKMLAVHSSRGVTLVFDRYDVSSPLLSYDLIYNNEGAEVYY, via the coding sequence ATGAGAGTCAAAAATGTCTTCCGTTTGAATGATTGGGATTTTCGATCGTTTTTTATTTTCGTGCTGTCTCTCCAGCTCGCCCTTATAGGCACCTTTATTCTTGACACCTTCGGTCTCTCACTTCCTTTCCTCAGGGAAATGATCGGATTTCTCTATCTCACCTTTGTCCCCGGTTATCTCTTCCTGCGCATCTTTCGGATCCACCATCTTGGCAATATCGAGACATTCCTCTATGCTATAGGGCTTTCCTTTGCGTTTCTGATGTTTACCGGGTTATTTATGAACACCGTCTACCCATTTTTCGGTATCATCCACCCGATCACCCTCGTATCGGTGATGATTACCATCAGCGTCATGGTGTTTTTCCTCTGTATCCTCGCCTATGTGCGGGACCGTACATTTTCGGCTCATGATCTGCTCCCTCTTGGGGATGTCTTCTCGCCACCGGTACTCTTCTTCTCTCTGTTCCCTTTCGTGGCAATCTGGGGGAGTTATCTCATGAACCACTATCAGAGTACTCTCCTCCAGATGGGCCTCCTGATGGCCATTGCCATCGTCCCTGTGATAGTGATGTTCACTCGTCTTATTCCTGAAAAATACTATCCTTATATTCTATTTACCCTCGCTCTCGCTCTCCTCTTTCATACCGCTCTCATCACAAGGTACGTCTGGGGCTGGGACATTCAAGAAGAGTTCTATTTATCAAATTTTGTCGTCTCAGAATCGTTCTGGGATCCTACGATCTATCGAAACTGTAATGCTATGCTCAGCCTTGTCATGCTGGCTCCCATTTACTCACTTGTCCTCGATATGGGTATGGACTGGATCTTCAAGATCCTGTACCCCTTCTTCTTTGCTCTTGTCCCTCTGGGCCTGTATTTGTTTATCGGGAGGCAGACCAATGAAAAAATCGCTTTTTTGAGTGGTTTCTTCTTTATGTCCATATACACCTTCTACATGAGTATGCCATCTCTCGCCCGGCAGGAGATCGCTGAACTCTATCTTGTCATCATCCTTCTTGCAATGATCAATCAGGATCTGAAATGGCGGCAAAAATCGGCTCTTTTTGCATTATTCAGTGTTTCTCTGGTTGTTTCCCACTATGGGATCGCATATCTCTTTGTATTTATTTTATTTTGTTCCTGGGCCATAGTGGCTGTGGAGAGTCGTTTCCATCTCCTGGATATAACTAGTCGAATCCTCACCGGGATACAGGATCGATGGGGTCATTTCAGAGGTCTGAAGATGCAAAAATTCTCGTTTCACCCCTCGGTCCTCCCTCTCAATCTGGTGATGATATATCTTATATTCCTCTCGATCTGGTATATTTACACCGCGAGTTCAAAGCCCTTTGATATTGGCGTCATCATTCTGGATCAGGTCGTTGAAAGTACCTCCTCTGAACTGTTGAGTCCTGATGCTGCCCAGGGGATGGCAATGATCACAAATCCGGCAACGACACCTCTTCATGAGATTGGTAAGTACATGCATCTGTTGACAATATCCTTTATTGGGCTTGGATTTGTCGCTACTCTCTTTGGTCAGATCAAGACCCGTTTTGATCCCAGATATCTCCTCTTCTCTTTTGTGGCACTTGGCCTCTGTTTCGGAGGGGTTGCTCTCCCCTATTTTGCCAGTGCGATCAATGCTCCGAGACTCTATCAGATCTGTCTCATTCTTCTGGCACCATTCTGTATCATCGGGGGTTTGGCTGTTCTTTCAGGAGCAATGAATCGACTCGGTCGTCCGGAGGCACCATATAAATTATTATCTGTATTTTTTGCCGTTTTCATCTTGTTCAATTGCGGATGGGTTTATGAGGTCTCTCACGATAGGTCGACATCTTTTGCCCTCAATGATGAGGTCGATCTGGTTCATTTCAACCAGATGGAGATCACCGGGGGAGAGTGGTTGGCATCTCTGACATCCAAGAACAGGATCTATGCAGACACCTATCGATACCAGTTATTCAAACGATATTATGGTCGTCCTGCTATGCGTGTAAACCCTACGACACTCTTACAGGAAGATGACTACATGTATCTTTTCATGGGTACTTCGAATGTCCAGACCAAAATGCTGGCCGTTCATTCTTCGAGAGGAGTTACGTTGGTTTTTGATCGTTATGATGTCTCATCGCCTCTTCTCTCCTACGACCTTATCTACAACAATGAGGGTGCGGAGGTGTATTATTAG
- a CDS encoding polysaccharide deacetylase family protein: MDLEECYGGSSTFFFLALEDGDPDHAFNIEDLEGEIGTIINRGWEVGLHGGHDAYNNPEKIREEKKRLEDVLGRPPVGYRNHYLRFRVPETWEYIREAGFKYDTTFGYADCIGFRNGMCHPFIPYNLSKNQSIDLLEIPLAIMDCTFDLYMKLDASQAWEITKQVIDTVEQCHGVMTILWHNTYMRGEQLRMYHKILDYCSGKDAWLTNGAALCNHFMRD; this comes from the coding sequence ATGGATCTCGAAGAATGTTACGGAGGATCTTCGACCTTCTTCTTCCTCGCATTGGAGGACGGCGATCCGGATCATGCCTTCAACATCGAAGACCTCGAAGGAGAGATCGGCACCATCATCAACCGCGGCTGGGAGGTCGGCCTCCACGGTGGACATGACGCCTACAACAACCCGGAAAAGATCAGGGAAGAAAAAAAACGTCTTGAAGATGTGCTCGGGCGACCGCCTGTCGGGTATCGGAACCATTATCTCCGCTTCAGGGTTCCAGAAACCTGGGAATATATCAGAGAGGCAGGATTCAAGTACGACACGACCTTCGGGTATGCCGACTGTATAGGGTTCAGAAACGGCATGTGTCACCCTTTCATCCCATATAATCTCTCAAAGAATCAATCCATCGACCTCCTTGAGATCCCCCTCGCGATCATGGACTGCACCTTTGATCTGTACATGAAACTGGATGCATCACAGGCATGGGAGATCACGAAACAGGTGATCGATACGGTCGAGCAGTGCCATGGCGTCATGACCATCCTCTGGCACAACACCTACATGAGAGGGGAGCAGTTGAGGATGTACCATAAGATTTTAGATTATTGCTCCGGGAAAGACGCGTGGTTGACCAATGGTGCGGCACTGTGCAATCACTTCATGAGAGACTGA
- a CDS encoding glycosyltransferase family 2 protein, giving the protein MPFPGLRDLAVGHVVAAMPAFNEEHQIARTILAVKRYVDYVIVVDDGSVDATADLAGALGTIVVRHEQNRGYGGALRTIFEVAHALGADGLVVLDADGQHDPDEIPRLLKKLDDGVDVVIGSRFLKGSWTNAPAYRKFGMKVLNITLSFAGVSHLTDTQCGFRAYGRRAIEAIRISQGGMSAGSEILLQAAERHLKIEEVPVSVRYDLKSTSTLHPVTHGFSVMNMIVQQIFARRPLAFFAIPGFGFLLLGFISGYNPFLGYSVTSKIPSLLGIGSLVFLITGTLLIAVGLVLMLLADGQDG; this is encoded by the coding sequence TTGCCATTTCCTGGACTTCGTGATCTTGCCGTCGGTCATGTCGTCGCTGCAATGCCTGCTTTCAACGAGGAGCACCAGATCGCCAGGACCATCCTTGCGGTGAAGAGGTATGTCGATTATGTCATCGTCGTCGATGACGGTTCGGTTGACGCCACCGCCGATCTGGCCGGTGCACTTGGTACAATTGTCGTCAGGCACGAGCAGAACCGCGGCTACGGCGGTGCACTCAGGACGATCTTTGAAGTCGCCCATGCACTCGGTGCCGACGGTCTGGTGGTCCTGGACGCCGACGGCCAGCATGACCCTGACGAGATCCCGAGACTCCTCAAGAAACTGGATGACGGGGTCGATGTTGTCATAGGCTCACGATTTTTGAAAGGTTCCTGGACCAATGCACCGGCCTACCGGAAGTTCGGGATGAAAGTTCTCAACATCACCCTCTCCTTTGCCGGCGTATCCCATCTCACCGATACGCAATGTGGTTTTCGGGCCTATGGTCGACGAGCGATCGAAGCGATACGGATCTCCCAGGGAGGGATGTCGGCAGGATCGGAGATCCTCCTCCAGGCCGCAGAGCGCCACCTGAAGATCGAAGAAGTGCCGGTCAGCGTACGCTATGACCTCAAGAGTACCTCGACCCTGCACCCGGTCACCCATGGTTTTTCAGTCATGAATATGATAGTCCAGCAGATCTTTGCCAGGAGACCGCTGGCTTTTTTTGCAATTCCAGGATTTGGCTTTCTACTCCTCGGCTTCATCTCCGGATATAACCCTTTTCTGGGCTATTCCGTCACTTCGAAGATCCCCTCGCTCCTCGGTATCGGGAGTCTGGTCTTTCTGATCACGGGGACGCTTCTCATCGCCGTCGGTCTGGTCCTCATGCTCCTCGCAGATGGGCAGGATGGGTGA
- a CDS encoding glycosyltransferase, whose protein sequence is MDATPPDPKISVIVPAKNAGTQLQPCLDALFNQSIPVYEVILVDGNSTDDTVEIAGQYPLRIISEDYGTVGGARQAGFEEASGDYVAYTDADCRPLPDWLEHLSPELRRGVAGVGGGVRNIGSGIWEESIALALDTFLGSANSVQDRLIPYKKKVSSISGCNCMYRRLDLLEVGGFDVGLPVNEDTELNRRIRRLGDLVYTPDALVLHEQKRGLGDFARRMHFFGYGRGRNRLWDLQVAPPVLGLFVIFTYFSFFEVFLLLLLIYFGLIILFDLAIFVRTRRPAYLLSVPVVYLVEHLSYMLGFWHGLAHSFWRKS, encoded by the coding sequence ATGGATGCAACGCCACCGGATCCGAAGATCTCGGTCATTGTCCCTGCAAAAAATGCCGGGACACAACTTCAACCCTGTCTTGATGCTCTTTTCAATCAGTCTATCCCGGTTTATGAGGTGATTCTCGTCGATGGAAATTCTACGGACGATACCGTCGAGATTGCCGGGCAGTATCCCCTCAGGATCATCTCCGAGGACTATGGGACCGTCGGCGGTGCACGGCAGGCCGGTTTTGAAGAGGCATCCGGCGACTATGTGGCCTACACCGATGCCGACTGTCGGCCTCTGCCAGACTGGCTCGAACACCTCTCTCCTGAACTTCGGCGCGGCGTTGCAGGAGTCGGGGGAGGGGTACGAAATATTGGGTCCGGCATCTGGGAAGAATCCATTGCCCTTGCACTGGACACGTTTCTGGGGAGTGCGAACTCTGTCCAGGACCGTCTCATCCCCTATAAGAAGAAGGTCTCCAGCATCAGCGGCTGCAACTGCATGTATCGGCGTCTGGACCTCCTGGAGGTCGGCGGGTTTGATGTCGGCCTCCCGGTCAATGAGGACACCGAGCTCAACAGGCGGATCCGAAGACTGGGCGACCTTGTGTACACCCCGGATGCGCTCGTCCTTCATGAACAGAAGCGGGGCCTCGGTGATTTTGCCCGGAGAATGCACTTCTTCGGCTATGGAAGAGGAAGGAACCGACTCTGGGACCTGCAGGTCGCCCCCCCGGTCCTCGGTCTCTTTGTTATTTTCACGTATTTTTCCTTTTTCGAAGTGTTTCTTCTGCTTCTTCTGATCTATTTTGGTCTGATCATCCTCTTTGATCTGGCGATATTCGTGAGGACGAGAAGGCCCGCCTATCTCCTCTCGGTCCCGGTCGTCTACCTGGTGGAGCATCTCTCCTATATGCTGGGGTTCTGGCATGGACTTGCACACAGTTTCTGGAGGAAATCATGA
- a CDS encoding B12-binding domain-containing radical SAM protein produces the protein MKISLLNPPYFPHFSRGGRWQDTGRGGTLYYPIWLAYAAALLGQEHEIDLIDAPARGWSRDDVVRYISWSDPGMTVIDSSFPSLKNDCAVAGAVREACPGTKTVLVGPPASQLPDRILEEGGVDIVARFEYDFTLRELARTVEKGEDLRPVRGISYRTDGTTVHNPDREFSSSEDLDEIPFVSEVYDQHLNIEDYFLGQSLYPEVQILTGRGCPNQCTFCAWPQTLTGRKYRVRSISGVLDELSWIEENLAVREVFFEDDTFTIHSQRVLDFCREYQERGLTIPWSCNARANTLDLRTMQEMKRAHCRLLITGYESGDDEILRRVKKGITTDQIRAFARNARKAGLMVHGDFIIGLPGETKASIARTRDLIRETRPEVLQVAVASPFPGTAFYAWCREQGYLLYEDSDGYLDAHGHQRAVISYPDLSGEQMVEEANALLRGYYLSPRYVPLVLRQILRRDGTEEAKRIWHSAKMFLGYLHLGRKM, from the coding sequence ATGAAGATCAGTCTGTTAAACCCACCATATTTCCCTCATTTTAGCAGGGGCGGACGCTGGCAGGATACGGGAAGAGGAGGTACCCTCTACTATCCGATCTGGCTGGCATACGCCGCCGCCCTCCTCGGTCAGGAGCACGAGATCGATCTCATCGACGCCCCCGCGAGGGGCTGGTCCAGAGATGACGTCGTCAGGTATATCTCCTGGTCAGACCCGGGTATGACGGTCATCGACTCCAGTTTCCCGAGTCTGAAAAACGACTGTGCCGTTGCCGGAGCCGTTCGAGAGGCCTGCCCGGGGACAAAGACGGTGCTGGTGGGACCGCCGGCGTCGCAGTTGCCTGACCGGATCCTGGAAGAGGGAGGTGTCGACATTGTTGCACGCTTCGAATATGATTTTACCCTGAGAGAACTTGCGAGAACAGTTGAGAAAGGGGAGGATCTGCGCCCTGTCCGCGGCATATCGTACCGCACCGATGGAACGACGGTTCATAATCCGGACCGGGAGTTCTCCTCTTCTGAAGACCTCGACGAGATCCCTTTCGTCTCTGAGGTCTATGACCAACATCTGAATATCGAGGACTATTTTCTTGGTCAGTCCCTCTATCCTGAGGTCCAGATCCTGACCGGGAGGGGGTGCCCGAACCAGTGCACCTTCTGCGCCTGGCCCCAGACCCTCACGGGACGGAAGTACCGGGTCAGGAGCATCTCCGGTGTGCTGGACGAACTCTCCTGGATCGAGGAGAACCTTGCGGTCAGGGAGGTTTTTTTTGAAGACGACACCTTCACGATCCATTCGCAGAGGGTGCTGGACTTTTGCAGAGAGTATCAGGAACGTGGCCTCACGATACCCTGGTCATGCAATGCCCGCGCCAACACCCTGGACCTCCGGACGATGCAGGAGATGAAAAGAGCACATTGCCGTCTTTTGATAACTGGATATGAGTCGGGGGACGACGAGATCTTAAGGAGGGTAAAAAAAGGTATCACCACCGATCAGATCCGTGCGTTCGCACGGAATGCCAGGAAGGCCGGACTGATGGTCCATGGTGATTTTATCATCGGTCTGCCGGGTGAGACGAAGGCCTCCATTGCGCGGACACGTGACCTCATCAGGGAGACGAGGCCTGAAGTTCTCCAGGTCGCGGTGGCCTCCCCCTTCCCGGGGACTGCATTTTATGCGTGGTGCAGGGAACAGGGGTATCTCCTCTACGAAGACTCGGACGGGTATCTTGACGCCCATGGCCATCAGAGGGCCGTCATCTCATATCCCGACCTGAGCGGCGAGCAGATGGTGGAGGAGGCCAACGCTCTTCTCCGCGGCTATTACCTCTCGCCCCGCTATGTCCCTCTGGTCCTCAGGCAGATCTTACGGAGAGATGGTACGGAAGAGGCGAAGAGGATCTGGCATTCGGCGAAGATGTTTCTCGGATATCTTCATCTGGGGCGAAAAATGTGA
- a CDS encoding SDR family oxidoreductase, whose product MRYVVTGGAGFIGSHIAEVLSNEHEVVVIDDLSTGHRENIQDFDVEFVEGSVTDLPLLREIFRGADGVFHQAAIASVPKSVDDPLATHTVNETGTLDVLLAARGAGVKKVVFASSSAVYGEEPTLPKHEGMLPAPVSPYAISKLTGEHYEAVFSKLFGLKTVALRYFNVFGPRQDPSSQYSGVISIFTDRVKAGEPITIHGDGGQTRDFVYVADVVRANLLAMERDVTGVFNIARGRQTDLNTLARGVMEAAGREVPVEYGPVRQGDVRHSLADISRAREVLGWAPEWSLVDGLVETIRWDARSG is encoded by the coding sequence ATGAGATATGTCGTAACGGGGGGTGCGGGGTTCATCGGCTCCCATATCGCAGAGGTGCTCTCGAATGAGCACGAGGTCGTGGTCATCGACGACCTCTCCACCGGTCATCGTGAGAACATCCAGGACTTCGATGTCGAGTTCGTCGAGGGGAGCGTGACCGACCTCCCCCTCCTCCGGGAGATCTTCAGAGGTGCCGACGGCGTCTTCCACCAGGCGGCGATCGCCTCGGTCCCGAAATCGGTCGACGACCCCCTCGCCACCCACACCGTCAACGAGACCGGAACGCTCGACGTCCTCCTCGCGGCGCGGGGCGCCGGCGTGAAAAAAGTCGTCTTCGCCTCCTCGTCGGCGGTGTACGGCGAGGAGCCCACCCTCCCGAAGCACGAGGGGATGCTCCCGGCCCCGGTCTCTCCGTACGCCATCTCCAAACTGACCGGCGAACACTATGAGGCAGTCTTCTCAAAACTCTTCGGGCTCAAGACCGTGGCGCTGCGGTACTTCAATGTCTTCGGGCCGCGCCAGGATCCCTCCTCCCAGTACTCGGGAGTGATCTCCATCTTCACCGACCGGGTCAAGGCGGGCGAACCGATCACCATCCACGGCGACGGCGGGCAGACCCGCGACTTCGTCTATGTGGCCGACGTGGTGCGGGCAAACCTCCTCGCGATGGAGCGGGACGTGACCGGGGTCTTCAACATCGCGCGCGGGCGGCAGACCGACCTCAACACCCTGGCCAGGGGTGTGATGGAGGCGGCCGGGCGCGAGGTGCCGGTGGAGTACGGCCCGGTCCGCCAGGGCGACGTCCGCCACTCGCTCGCGGATATCTCCAGGGCCCGCGAGGTGCTCGGGTGGGCACCTGAATGGTCGCTGGTGGACGGGTTGGTGGAGACGATCCGGTGGGATGCACGCTCCGGATAG
- a CDS encoding mannose-1-phosphate guanylyltransferase/mannose-6-phosphate isomerase — MKTLILAGGRGTRLFPLSRSHFPKQFLQYFEGESLFQKTLRRALLFSAPDEVTVVTSADHRFLVMDQMKGVGAECRVLVEPEGKNTLPAVLYGLKHAVDDEEHVAVFPSDHLVETDETYGAAMKAAGRLAEEYLVTFGVPPRSPQTGYGYIRPGTRVEGGYRVDAFVEKPDLQTAEQYIKDGFLWNSGMFLFNTRLFFEECRHCIPEALSAFEKSTEEAFRLTPAISVDYGVMERTKRAAVVPLTSAWSDVGSFDAFYALAEKDGKGNVVHGEHLGIDGGNNLIVSDRLVATIGVSEMAIVDTRDVLLVCPKAEAQRVGEIVGTLQTRGDARCESHTTVFRPWGSYTLLESGPSFSIKRITVLPGRRLSLQLHHHRSEHWVVVRGTALVSNNGERFFVRSGESTYVPAGVKHRLENPGLIPLEVIEVQNGEHITEDDIVRYDDDFKREKQPEKRPTVLCTHTIH; from the coding sequence ATGAAGACCTTGATACTTGCAGGCGGGAGAGGTACCCGGCTCTTTCCCTTGAGCCGCTCCCATTTTCCGAAACAATTTCTCCAGTACTTCGAGGGGGAGTCACTCTTCCAGAAGACTCTCAGGAGGGCCCTGCTCTTCTCAGCACCCGACGAGGTGACGGTGGTCACCAGCGCGGACCACCGGTTCCTGGTCATGGACCAGATGAAAGGGGTCGGAGCCGAGTGCCGGGTGCTCGTCGAGCCAGAGGGGAAAAATACTCTGCCGGCGGTGCTGTACGGGCTGAAACATGCCGTCGACGATGAAGAGCACGTCGCGGTCTTCCCGTCCGACCACCTCGTCGAGACCGACGAAACCTATGGAGCGGCGATGAAGGCGGCCGGGAGACTGGCAGAAGAGTACCTCGTCACCTTCGGGGTTCCCCCGCGTTCGCCGCAGACCGGGTACGGCTATATCAGGCCGGGCACCCGGGTCGAGGGGGGGTATCGGGTCGATGCCTTTGTCGAAAAGCCCGACCTTCAGACGGCAGAGCAGTATATCAAAGACGGGTTTCTCTGGAACTCGGGGATGTTCCTCTTCAACACCCGCCTCTTCTTCGAAGAGTGCCGGCACTGCATACCAGAAGCCCTCTCGGCGTTTGAAAAATCAACTGAAGAGGCTTTCAGGCTGACACCGGCGATCTCGGTCGACTACGGGGTGATGGAGCGGACGAAGAGGGCCGCGGTCGTCCCGCTCACCTCGGCATGGAGCGACGTGGGAAGTTTTGACGCCTTTTATGCTCTTGCAGAAAAAGATGGAAAGGGAAACGTCGTCCATGGCGAACACCTCGGGATCGATGGGGGGAACAACCTCATCGTCTCCGACCGCCTCGTCGCCACCATCGGGGTCTCGGAGATGGCGATCGTCGATACCAGAGATGTCCTCCTGGTCTGCCCGAAGGCCGAGGCGCAGCGGGTCGGCGAGATCGTCGGGACATTGCAGACACGAGGGGACGCCCGATGCGAGAGTCACACCACGGTCTTCAGGCCCTGGGGCTCATACACCCTCCTCGAAAGTGGGCCTTCCTTCTCCATCAAACGGATCACCGTCCTCCCCGGTCGGAGGCTCTCGCTCCAACTCCACCACCACCGGAGCGAGCACTGGGTGGTGGTCAGGGGTACGGCCCTCGTCTCGAACAATGGGGAGCGGTTCTTTGTCCGCTCCGGCGAGAGCACCTATGTCCCCGCCGGGGTGAAGCACCGGCTCGAGAATCCGGGCCTGATCCCGCTCGAAGTGATCGAGGTCCAGAACGGCGAACACATCACAGAGGACGACATCGTCAGGTACGACGACGATTTCAAACGTGAAAAGCAGCCGGAAAAGAGACCGACAGTGCTATGTACCCATACGATACACTAA